In Streptomyces pluripotens, the genomic window AGCCTCGCAAATGGAGCTCAAGAAACGGTTGGTAAAGCGGTCGAAGCGGGAGCCTGCCTGAGCGGTGATGCGGTGTGTCTGCCAGGAGATACCGGGAGACCCGTTTGGCCGGGCCCGGCAGGCAAATGCGTGCCGGTGCCCATGGCGGTGTGCCGAGGACGTGAACCCGCCACTTGTGCCACAGATGAATCCCGCACACTAGCGGCGTAGGCCGATTCAAGAGCGAGAAGTGGCCATACGGGCTTGATTTCAGTCTGGTTACGCAAGAGTGTTCACGTATGTTGGTAGCTACCGGAGGGGAACACGCGAAACCGCATTTTCCCGTCGTCGAACTGCCAAGGGGGAACCAGTGCGCCTCACCATGCTTTCGTCGGACCGGGTATACGAAAGCACCCGTCTGCCGGCGGAGTCCCAAGGTCCGGTTTCGATGTACTGCGGGCTGCTCGGGCCCCTGCGCATCGGGGCCGATGAAGCGGGCGATCCCGTGCGGCTCGCTCCGAAAATACGCACCGTGCTGGCGATGCTATGCCTGCACCCCGAACAAGTGGTTCCCGCCCCTGCGCTGATGCGGGAGCTGTGGTCCGACCATCCTCCCGCGAGCGGTCTGCGCACCCTGCAGACATACGTCCTCAACATCCGCAAACTATTGTCCCAGGTGGCAGACCGGGAGCCTGCCCGAGTCGCGCAGGACATGCTCGTCACCCGGGCCGGCGGCTACAGCCTGCAGAGCGCCGGAATGCGTCTGGACTGGCTGGAGTTCATCCAACTGGCCGACCAGGGCCGGACGAAACTGCGAGGCGGTGACGGTCGTACCGGTATCCGGCTGCTGGAGAAGGCGCTGCGCCTGTGGCACGGCAGTGCCTTGTCCGACGTGCCGGCCGGGTCGGTCCTGGAATCACGTCGTCTGCATCTGGAGGAGTCGCGGCTGGACGCGGTGGAAGCCTTGGTCGAAGCACGGATCGAGGCCGGGCTGCACCAGAAGGTCATTGCCGAACTCGCATCACTGACTAATGAGCACCCCTATCACGAGGGATTGCACGCCCAGTACATGCGCGTCCTCGCGCTCAACGGGCGCCGGGCTCGGGCACTGGAGGTGTTCACCCGGCTTCGAGCCCGTCTGGTGGATGACATCGGAATTGAGCCAGGTTATCCATTGCAGCAACTCCAGCTGAAAATTCTGAACTCACACACCCCCCAGACATTTACTCCTTCGGCGGCAAGCTGAACGAGAGGCATTTGATTACGTGTACCGGGTGATTCCCCGGCCTGATTCCTGGTGCTCCGGGCTCCTGCTCTGCCGGAATGACACACCATTCGCGGCGGCCTTGTGGTGCGGGTGCCGTGCCCACCCCGGTACGCGGTGGCCATCGTCCGGCGGCCACCGCGTACCTGCGCGGCATCGGTACCTTCCGGATCGGTGGGCGCCGCATGCCTTCGGCCTGGGCCCACCGGCGTATTGACCGTTCCTCGTCACGATCTCGACAGGGGTCTGCGACGGTGATCGGGCGACAGCGTGCGCCACCGACGTGCTGAGCCGTCGCACTGCACGGCCGCCCGTACCGCAGATTCTGCACTCAGGTAACGATCTCACCTGGTCGAAGGGACGTGCATGCGAAGCGGACGAGTCCCGCACGCGGTACCGGACCGACCCGCGAAGACCTCACCGGCACCGGCTCGCGACGCACGCCCCAACGAACTTGGAACCCCCGAGCACGCAGAGGATCCAGGTTCATCCGGATGAACGGAAGTGAAGACAGCGCATGACCGTCATCACCGCGGCTCACGAACTCCTCGACAGCGACGTCTACATCGACCTGCGCCCCAGCCTCGGCCTGCCACTGCACCTCAAGTGCGAGGGCTTCAACTTCGCCGGATCCATCAAGATCCAGCCGGCCGCGCGGATGGTCGAGGCGGCCCAGCGCGACGGCCTCATCACGGCGGACTCCGTTCTGATCGAGTCCTCCTCGGGCAACCTCGGCGTGGCCCTCGCCGTGATCACCGCCTCAAAGGGGCTGCGGTTCGTCTGCGTCACCGACCCCAACTGCAATTCCGCCACCGCGAGCCTGATCAGAGCGCTGGGCGCCGAGGTCGTGGTGGTGGACGAGACCGACGACACCGGTGGACACCTCGCGGCACGCAAGGCCTACGTGAGCCGCCGCTGTGCCGAAGACCCGGCCCTCGTCTGGCTCAACCAGTACGAGAATCCCGCCAATTGGATCGCCCACTACGAGACCACCGCGGCTCTGATAGCCAAGGACTTCCCCGGCCTGGAGACCCTGTTCATCGGCGCGGGCACCGGAGGAACCCTGATGGGCTGCGCCCGCTACTTCCGCGAACACCGACCAGGGGTCCGCATCATCGCCGTCGACAGCGTCGGCTCCGTGAGTTTCGCCGGTGCCCCCGGACCACGGCACATCCCCGGACTGGGGGCCAGCGCGCCGATGCCGCTGATCGACCCGGGACTCGTCGACGAGGTCATCCGCATCCATGAGATCGACACCATCCACACCTGTCGCCGGCTCGCGGCCCGCGGCATCCTCCTGGGCGGCTCCTCCGGAACGGTGATCACTGCGGCCTCCCAGTGGTTCGCCCACCACCGCGGCAACCCGCACACCGCGGTGGCCATCGCGCCGGACCTGGGGGAGCGCTACATCGACACGATCTACAACGACACCTGGGTCACGCACCACTACGGCCACGACGACCTGAACAAGATCCTGGAGACGTTTTGAGCAGCCAGGCCGGTACCCCCCCGTTCTCCGTCGTCCCAGGCAGCACCGTCCACCAGGTGCTCGACGGGCGACAACGGGAGATCATCGAACTGGTCGAGCAGGCGTACCGCCTGCACGGCGAGGGCCACACGGTGAATCCGCCGTCATACTTCCTGCGGTTCCCGGACCGGCCCACCGCCCGCATCATCGCCCTTCCCGCGTCGGTCGGCGGCGACGCCCCGGTGGACGGCCTGAAGTGGATATCCAGCTTCCCGGGCAATCTCGATCGCGGCATCCCCCGCGCCTCCGCGGTCCTGATCCTCAACGACCCGGCCACCGGCTACCCGTACGCCTGCCTCGAAAGTTCCATCATCAGCGCCGTACGCACGGCCGCCTCGGCTGCGGTCGCGGCTCGCGCGCTGGGTGAGAACAGGCCCGTCCCGCACCGCGTCGGGTATCTGGGCACGGGGCTCATCGCGCGCTACGTGCACTCCTACCTGTCCGCGCTCGGCCTACCCCCGCAGGAGTACGCCGTCCACGACGTGTCGGGCGACTACGCCCGGAGCTTCGCCGGCCACCTGGCCCGCAACACGGGTACGTCCCCGCTCGTCCTGGACTCGGCGGAAGAACTGGTCCGCTCCTGCGACCTGATCGTGTGCGCGACCACCGCGGCCACCCCCCACCTCCTCGATCCATCCCTGTTCAGCCACCACCCGCTGGTGTTGCACGTGTCACTGCGCGACCTGGGCACGGAGGTCGTCCTCGGGAGCTTCAACGTCGTCGACGACGTCGAGCACGTACTCAAGGCGAATACCTCGGTCCACCTCGCGGAACAGCGCACCGGCGGCCGGGACTTCCTCGACGGCACCCTCTACGACGTCCTCACCGGCACCCTCAAGGTGCCGGCCGACCGCACCGTGGTCTTCTCACCGTTCGGGCTCGGCGTACTCGACCTGGCGGTCGGCGCGCACGTCCACGCCCGCGCCGGCGACACCGGCCGGCTCGTCACCGTGGATGGGTTCTTCCACGACCTGGACCGACACGACTCCCCGGAGACGGAAGGTGGGCGGCGATGACCACGACACCCGATCGCACCGGTGCTCCGGCGCGGACGTGGGCCGAACTCCCCCTGGCCCCGATGGCCGTGGCCCGTGCCGGCGAACTGGCCTTGCGCAGAGCCGGAACACACGATACGGCCACCGCCGTGCTGGACCACGTCATCGGCCACGCCCAGCGCGACCCGGACCGCCCCGCCGTCGTCGACGGCGAACGCACCCTCAGCTACCGGGGCCTGCTGGGCAGGGTCGCCGCGGCGCGCGACACCCTGCACGCCGCTGGGGTGCGCGCCGGAGACGTTGTCGCGGCCGTCGGACCCCGTAGTGCCGACACCCCGGTCGTCTTCCTGGCGCTGGAGGCCCTGGGGGCCTCGTACCTGCCGCTCGATCCGGGCTGGCCGGAGGTCAGGGTCCGCGACGTCCTGGACCGCAGCGGAGCCGCGCTGCTCCTGGACTACTCCGGCGACGGCGACGGCGACGGCGACGGCACCGTGCACGCCGCACGGTCCGCCGCCGTCGCCGAGCAGGTGGCCGTTGTGCCGCTGCCGGCCGACGACGAAGGCGGTGAACTCTCGAGTCGGAGCGGCACCGACCGTTCCCGGGAGGTCCGCTACACGATCTTCACCTCGGGGACCACGGGCCGCCCCAAGGGGGCCACCGTCGAGCACCAAGGCATGCTCAACCACCTCTGGGCCAAGGTGACCGACCTGTCACTGGGGCCCGAGGACGCGGTGGCGTTCACCGCTCCGGTCGTCTTCGACATCTCCATCTGGCAGATGCTCTGTCCGCTGCTGGTCGGCGGACGAGTGGTCGTGGTCGGTGACGCGGCCCTACGGCTGCCCCGCTGGCTCACCGGCGTCCTGGACGCCGCCGCCGTCACCGTGGTGGAACTCGTGCCCACGGTCATCGGCTGGCTGGCGGACGACCTGAGCCGCCGCGAGCGCCCCGCACTGGCCTCGCTGCGGTGGCTGCTGTCCACCGGTGACGAGTTGTACCCGACCCTTGCCCAGCGTGTCCTGCTGACCCTGCCGCACGTGACGGTGGTCAACGCATACGGCCCCACGGAGTGCTCCGACGATGTCACCCACCATGTGGTGACACGGGCCGATCTGGCCAGCCCTCGGCTTCCCGTCGGCGCACCGGTCCTCGGCACCGCCCTCTACGTACTGGTCCAGGACGCGGAGGGCGCCGGCTGGAGGGCGGCCGAACCGGGGGAGAGCGGCGAGCTCTTCATCGGGGGCACCGGAGTGGGGCTGGGCTATCTCAACGATCCGGACACCACCGACCGCGTCTTCTTCCGCGACCCCTTCGACGCGGACTCCGCCACCGGCCGGCTCTACCGCTCCGGTGACCTGGCCCGCGTCGAGGGAGGACTCGTGTACTACACGGGTCGCAGCGACCGGCAGGTGAAGGTGTCCGGCGTCCGCATGGAACTGGGGGAGATCGAGGTCGTCTTGAGCCGGCATCCGGCCGTCGAGCAGTGCGCGGTCGTCGTCTCAGGGCAAGGCGAGCACGGCGAACTCGTGGCCCACTACAGCCTGCGGGCCCCCACGTCCGCGAGCGCACTGCAAGAGACGTTGAGCGGGGCACTGCCGATCGCGATGGTGCCACGGCGCTGGCGGGAGTGGGACGCACTGCCCCTGACGCACAACGGAAAGATCGACCACAGGTCGCTCCAGGCGGCCGCAGCCACCCACCGGAAGGAGGCACCATGACGAGTGCGACGGCGAAGGCGGTTGGACCCGCGCCGGACGGCGGGACCCCGGCCGAGGGGCGGGACGGTTCGACGCCGGACCTCGGGCAGCGAATCGCCGCGGTGACCCGGGCCGCCGAGGAGCATCTCGACGAAACCGAACGCGACGCGGTATTCCCCGAACACGCGCTGGCGGAGATGCGCCGCACCGGGCTGCTCGGACTGCTCGTACCGGTCGAGTACGGCGGGCTCGGCGGTACGGTCACCGATCTCGTCGACGTGAGCATGGCCCTCGGCCGAACCGACATGTCCGTGGCGATGATCCTCGCCATGCACTGCCAGCAGTCCGAGGCGATCGTCAGGTACGCCGCCTCCGGGCTGCGCGAGGAACTGCTCCGCCAACTCGCGTCCGGACACCTGTACCTGGCGTCGGTGACCACCGAACCCGGCAAGGGCGGCCACCTGTTCAGGTCGTACGCGCCTTTGCGTGAGGGCGAGGACACCCTGGAGATCAACCGGACGGCGCCGATCGTGACCGGCGGCACGGTGGCGGACGGTTTCCTGATCACGATGCGCAGCCCACAGGCCACGGCTGACCACCACGTCTCCCTGGTCTACGCCCACAGGCACCAACTGCGGGTGGAGGGTGCCGGGGTGTGGTGTCCGATGGGCATGCGCGCCAGCCACAGCGTCCCGCTGACACTGACGGGTACGATCCCCGCCCGTCAGGTGATCGGCGAACACGGCGCCTTCCACCGCATCGCCCAGTCCGTCTTCGGGCCGCTGGCCCACCTCGGCTGGTCGGCGGCCTGGCTGGGTACCGCCGCAGGCGCCCTCTCGCGCGTTCTGCGGCTGCTGCGCGACCCGGCCGGCCGTAAACGCCTCGACCTCGGCTCGGAACTGCTGATGACACGCCTGTCCCGGGCCAGAGCGCGGCTCGACACCGTCCACGCTCTGCTGCGGCGCACCGAAGCGCTCGTGGCGTCCGGTGCCGATCTGTCGGCGGCCAGCAGCCAGCTCCTGCTGAACAACCTCAAGATCACTGCCGCGGAGGAGTGCTACCGGGCCGTCGACCTGCTGGTGGACGCCGTCGGGCTCCGGCACGGCTACCTCCAGGACTCGCCGACCCGGCTGGAGAAGACGCTGCGGGACCTGCGCTCAGCCGTGCTGAACTACAGCAACGACCGACTCCACCTGGCCGATGGGCAGTTGTGTCTGCTCGATCCGGGCGTGCGTTTCGCCTGACCCTTCCCGTGCCCTGGCCCGCCGCTGCGCGGGGAGTACCGGCGAAGTACCTCCGTTTGCCGTTCGTATCTCCCGCAGCCAATTTCGGTGACCCGTTTTCCGGACGTCAATGCGATCGAATTCGTTCTTGTGTCTCCGGAAAGTAACTGTTAGCCTCGAAAAGGCGGCAAATTGCGCGGTTGATTCGCGTAAATTCCATGGACTCACCTATGTCAGCCTGCTCCTGTGGTCACGCGCCAGGAGCGAAGAAATCATCGCATCCGCACTCCACCACCAAGGAGTCCTCATGCCTGGAAACGGCTCGGAAACGACTGAGAACTGGAATACGGCGCTGCGTTACATCGCCGGACGCAAGGCGGCAGAGGAGGCTTTGGGGTTCCTTGCGCACATCACGGCGACCGTTCAGCGCGCCGCCGATATCGAAGAGGTCGTGCCGGCGGTGGCCAAGGCCTGCGTCCCCTTCCTCGGCTCCGCCCTCTCGCTGGGCACCCTCGCCACGCACTCCCGTCTCGTGGTGCAGTCGCCCGCCGAGTTCTCCACCGCGCTGGAGGGCGTGCGCTCCCTCGCGGAAGACCGTGACGAGCCGCTTGTGATCAGCGGACACGAAGGCATGGCCGGCCAGACCGATCCGGGCCATCTCGACCTGCTGCGCCAGTGGAAGGCGGAGTCGGCGGTGCGGCTTCCGCTGGTCTACCGGGGCGTGCGCGGCGGTCATCTCGTTCTGCTGCGCGGCCCCAAGCATCGCCGGGGCCAGATCGGGCCCGCCGATCTGGCGCTCGTCTCCGAGGTCGCCGACCGCGTGGCGGCGTTCAACGCGTTCGCCACGCAGCTGGCCGGGGCGGACGTCCCGCGATGACGGCGACCTGGCAGGACGTGCGCAGCTGGATTCTGCAGCGCAATCCCGAGCTCGACGAGGACAGCCTGGATCCGGAAACCGACATCATCGAATCCCGAATTGTCGACTCGTTGCAGTTCGTGGAACTGGTTCTCCATATCGAGGAATTGCGCGGTGAAATGATGGAATCCATGGACGTCGATCTGGACGCCTTTCGGACACTCAAGGATATCGAGCGTAATTTCCTTCTGCGGTAGCGGTGGGAAAGGAATCGGTGAGAGAATATGGGGGCGGCATGACGAGCGGACGGTCCATCGTGGTGCAGGGCGACGTGCGCGACACCGTCGATGCGGTGGTCTTCCTGCCGCCGGCCGGCAGTGTCACCTCGCCCTTTCTCCCGATCGGAGCACACCTGGCTGCCGCCGTTCCCGTGCTGCACTGCGAGACGCCCGGCCGCGGCCGGCTTGCGCACCAGGAGGCTCCCGCCTCCGTGGCCGCCGCCGTGGACCGGTGGGCTGACGACCTCGCCGCGACCCTGCCGGAAGGTCGCCTACACCTGTTCGGCCACAGTCTGGGGGCCCTGTTCGCCTATGAGCTGGCTGCACGGCTCGAAGGGGAACCCCGGTACGAGGTCATGAGCTTGTCGGTCTCCGGTGCCCGGGGGCCCACCAGCGCAGCGCGCACCCTGGTGACCGCGGCATTCGCGGCACTGCGCCAGAACCAGCGCAGCGCCGACACGAAGGGCGACCCGAACGGGACGTGGCTCGCCCTGGACCTGCGTATGCGGCGGCAGCACCGTGTCAGCCGGCCGTCGGTCCGGGCGCCCCTCGCCCTGTTCTGCGCGGATGCCGACCCGTTCGCCCGCTCCGCCGACATGGAGGAGTGGAAGCACTTCACCACAGGTCCGTCCCTGGGGACGTTCACCTTCCCCGGGGGACACGACTACTACCTCTTCGCCCACCTTCCGGTCGCCACGACGATCGCCGGTCTCGTCGCCGCGGCGCCCACCTCAACACATCCCTATCCGAAACCCGGTCAGTTCCCTCAGAACAGGAGTCAGACATGACGGTCGACAAGCACAGCGCGCCCACGATCGAGC contains:
- a CDS encoding AfsR/SARP family transcriptional regulator, which produces MRLTMLSSDRVYESTRLPAESQGPVSMYCGLLGPLRIGADEAGDPVRLAPKIRTVLAMLCLHPEQVVPAPALMRELWSDHPPASGLRTLQTYVLNIRKLLSQVADREPARVAQDMLVTRAGGYSLQSAGMRLDWLEFIQLADQGRTKLRGGDGRTGIRLLEKALRLWHGSALSDVPAGSVLESRRLHLEESRLDAVEALVEARIEAGLHQKVIAELASLTNEHPYHEGLHAQYMRVLALNGRRARALEVFTRLRARLVDDIGIEPGYPLQQLQLKILNSHTPQTFTPSAAS
- the sbnA gene encoding 2,3-diaminopropionate biosynthesis protein SbnA translates to MTVITAAHELLDSDVYIDLRPSLGLPLHLKCEGFNFAGSIKIQPAARMVEAAQRDGLITADSVLIESSSGNLGVALAVITASKGLRFVCVTDPNCNSATASLIRALGAEVVVVDETDDTGGHLAARKAYVSRRCAEDPALVWLNQYENPANWIAHYETTAALIAKDFPGLETLFIGAGTGGTLMGCARYFREHRPGVRIIAVDSVGSVSFAGAPGPRHIPGLGASAPMPLIDPGLVDEVIRIHEIDTIHTCRRLAARGILLGGSSGTVITAASQWFAHHRGNPHTAVAIAPDLGERYIDTIYNDTWVTHHYGHDDLNKILETF
- the sbnB gene encoding 2,3-diaminopropionate biosynthesis protein SbnB: MSSQAGTPPFSVVPGSTVHQVLDGRQREIIELVEQAYRLHGEGHTVNPPSYFLRFPDRPTARIIALPASVGGDAPVDGLKWISSFPGNLDRGIPRASAVLILNDPATGYPYACLESSIISAVRTAASAAVAARALGENRPVPHRVGYLGTGLIARYVHSYLSALGLPPQEYAVHDVSGDYARSFAGHLARNTGTSPLVLDSAEELVRSCDLIVCATTAATPHLLDPSLFSHHPLVLHVSLRDLGTEVVLGSFNVVDDVEHVLKANTSVHLAEQRTGGRDFLDGTLYDVLTGTLKVPADRTVVFSPFGLGVLDLAVGAHVHARAGDTGRLVTVDGFFHDLDRHDSPETEGGRR
- a CDS encoding amino acid adenylation domain-containing protein, with translation MTTTPDRTGAPARTWAELPLAPMAVARAGELALRRAGTHDTATAVLDHVIGHAQRDPDRPAVVDGERTLSYRGLLGRVAAARDTLHAAGVRAGDVVAAVGPRSADTPVVFLALEALGASYLPLDPGWPEVRVRDVLDRSGAALLLDYSGDGDGDGDGTVHAARSAAVAEQVAVVPLPADDEGGELSSRSGTDRSREVRYTIFTSGTTGRPKGATVEHQGMLNHLWAKVTDLSLGPEDAVAFTAPVVFDISIWQMLCPLLVGGRVVVVGDAALRLPRWLTGVLDAAAVTVVELVPTVIGWLADDLSRRERPALASLRWLLSTGDELYPTLAQRVLLTLPHVTVVNAYGPTECSDDVTHHVVTRADLASPRLPVGAPVLGTALYVLVQDAEGAGWRAAEPGESGELFIGGTGVGLGYLNDPDTTDRVFFRDPFDADSATGRLYRSGDLARVEGGLVYYTGRSDRQVKVSGVRMELGEIEVVLSRHPAVEQCAVVVSGQGEHGELVAHYSLRAPTSASALQETLSGALPIAMVPRRWREWDALPLTHNGKIDHRSLQAAAATHRKEAP
- a CDS encoding acyl-CoA dehydrogenase family protein yields the protein MTSATAKAVGPAPDGGTPAEGRDGSTPDLGQRIAAVTRAAEEHLDETERDAVFPEHALAEMRRTGLLGLLVPVEYGGLGGTVTDLVDVSMALGRTDMSVAMILAMHCQQSEAIVRYAASGLREELLRQLASGHLYLASVTTEPGKGGHLFRSYAPLREGEDTLEINRTAPIVTGGTVADGFLITMRSPQATADHHVSLVYAHRHQLRVEGAGVWCPMGMRASHSVPLTLTGTIPARQVIGEHGAFHRIAQSVFGPLAHLGWSAAWLGTAAGALSRVLRLLRDPAGRKRLDLGSELLMTRLSRARARLDTVHALLRRTEALVASGADLSAASSQLLLNNLKITAAEECYRAVDLLVDAVGLRHGYLQDSPTRLEKTLRDLRSAVLNYSNDRLHLADGQLCLLDPGVRFA
- a CDS encoding GAF domain-containing protein, giving the protein MPGNGSETTENWNTALRYIAGRKAAEEALGFLAHITATVQRAADIEEVVPAVAKACVPFLGSALSLGTLATHSRLVVQSPAEFSTALEGVRSLAEDRDEPLVISGHEGMAGQTDPGHLDLLRQWKAESAVRLPLVYRGVRGGHLVLLRGPKHRRGQIGPADLALVSEVADRVAAFNAFATQLAGADVPR
- a CDS encoding phosphopantetheine-binding protein yields the protein MTATWQDVRSWILQRNPELDEDSLDPETDIIESRIVDSLQFVELVLHIEELRGEMMESMDVDLDAFRTLKDIERNFLLR
- a CDS encoding thioesterase II family protein translates to MTSGRSIVVQGDVRDTVDAVVFLPPAGSVTSPFLPIGAHLAAAVPVLHCETPGRGRLAHQEAPASVAAAVDRWADDLAATLPEGRLHLFGHSLGALFAYELAARLEGEPRYEVMSLSVSGARGPTSAARTLVTAAFAALRQNQRSADTKGDPNGTWLALDLRMRRQHRVSRPSVRAPLALFCADADPFARSADMEEWKHFTTGPSLGTFTFPGGHDYYLFAHLPVATTIAGLVAAAPTSTHPYPKPGQFPQNRSQT